A single Planktothrix sp. FACHB-1365 DNA region contains:
- a CDS encoding permease: MQATFIHQFNSGFTLFLSLLVEAIPFLLLGVLFSSLLLWFVDEQKLLSYIPPHPLLGAFVGSLVGFLFPVCECGNVPVARRLLLQGVPSSVAIGFLFAAPTINPIVIWSTWTAFRDQPEIVILRVLFSLTIATILGWVFSVQKDLRPIVQPAIARALPIVDLPQPSDSEVKGASLLQSGTYFLGESEERLRLESLPAWKTQKLLKKPVKKAPVTVKPVLPPWKTIFFTPTKERWGSMLENMVQEFRELGGVLVLGSFIAALIQVAVPRELILNLGQSPVTSILAMLLLAGVVSICSTVDSFFALSFSSAFTSGALLAFLVFGPMIDIKTVGLMLSVFKARAVFYLVILAFQLTFLLTLAVNLNFS, translated from the coding sequence TCCCCTTTTTACTCTTGGGGGTGTTATTTTCCAGTTTGCTGTTGTGGTTTGTCGATGAACAGAAACTTTTATCCTATATTCCCCCTCATCCCCTTCTAGGGGCATTTGTGGGAAGTTTAGTCGGGTTTCTGTTTCCCGTGTGCGAATGTGGGAACGTTCCCGTCGCCCGTCGGTTACTCTTACAAGGGGTTCCTTCATCGGTGGCCATTGGTTTTTTATTCGCCGCCCCCACCATTAACCCCATTGTCATCTGGTCAACCTGGACAGCGTTTCGAGATCAACCAGAAATCGTCATTTTACGGGTTTTATTTTCCCTAACCATCGCCACCATTTTAGGCTGGGTTTTTAGTGTTCAGAAGGACTTAAGGCCCATTGTTCAACCCGCCATCGCCCGTGCGTTACCCATCGTTGACCTTCCTCAACCCTCTGACTCTGAGGTTAAAGGTGCTTCCTTGCTTCAGTCAGGAACCTATTTTTTAGGGGAGTCCGAAGAACGTCTGCGCCTAGAGTCCCTTCCGGCTTGGAAAACTCAAAAACTCCTGAAAAAACCCGTAAAAAAAGCACCTGTCACTGTTAAACCTGTCCTTCCTCCTTGGAAAACAATATTTTTTACTCCCACAAAAGAACGTTGGGGTTCAATGTTAGAAAATATGGTGCAGGAATTTCGAGAATTAGGAGGAGTATTAGTCTTAGGAAGTTTTATTGCTGCACTCATTCAAGTAGCAGTTCCCCGTGAATTGATTCTCAATTTAGGTCAAAGTCCGGTGACGTCAATTTTAGCGATGTTATTATTGGCGGGAGTTGTATCGATTTGTTCAACGGTTGATTCATTTTTTGCCCTGTCTTTTTCCTCTGCATTTACCAGTGGCGCACTGTTAGCTTTTTTAGTATTTGGGCCGATGATTGATATTAAAACCGTCGGTTTAATGTTATCGGTTTTTAAAGCCAGAGCGGTTTTTTATCTCGTTATTCTGGCTTTTCAGTTAACCTTCTTATTGACCCTAGCGGTTAACTTAAAT